The following coding sequences lie in one Arachis hypogaea cultivar Tifrunner chromosome 9, arahy.Tifrunner.gnm2.J5K5, whole genome shotgun sequence genomic window:
- the LOC112711805 gene encoding photosystem I reaction center subunit II, chloroplastic: protein MAMATQASLFTPPLSASKPSDRAWKQPPAVCFTTAKPQLRFATIRASAAEEKVEAAAPAAEKEEAPVGFTPPELDPNTPSPIFGGSTGGLLRKAQVEEFYVITWDSPKEQIFEMPTGGAAIMRQGPNLLKLARKEQCLALGTRLRSKYKIKYQFYRVFPNGEVQYLHPKDGVYPEKVNPGRQGVGQNFRSIGKNVSPIEVKFTGKQPYDL, encoded by the coding sequence ATGGCAATGGCAACACAAGCCTCCCTCTTCACTCCACCACTCTCTGCTTCCAAGCCCAGCGACCGTGCATGGAAGCAACCACCCGCAGTGTGCTTCACCACCGCAAAGCCCCAGCTCAGGTTCGCAACCATAAGAGCTTCGGCTGCAGAGGAGAAAGTAGAGGCTGCAGCACCTGCGGCTGAGAAGGAGGAGGCACCAGTGGGGTTCACTCCACCTGAGCTGGATCCAAACACGCCATCCCCAATATTCGGAGGAAGCACTGGAGGGCTATTGAGGAAGGCCCAAGTGGAAGAGTTCTATGTGATAACATGGGATTCCCCGAAAGAACAGATCTTTGAGATGCCCACAGGTGGCGCCGCCATAATGAGGCAGGGTCCGAACCTTCTGAAGCTTGCAAGGAAAGAGCAGTGCCTTGCGCTTGGGACAAGGCTTCGGTCAAAGTACAAGATCAAGTACCAGTTCTATAGGGTCTTCCCCAATGGCGAGGTCCAATACTTGCATCCCAAGGATGGTGTCTACCCTGAGAAAGTCAACCCTGGTCGCCAAGGTGTTGGTCAGAACTTCAGGTCCATTGGCAAGAACGTTAGCCCCATTGAGGTTAAGTTCACTGGCAAACAACCCTATGATTTGTAA
- the LOC112711803 gene encoding uncharacterized protein C24B11.05 isoform X1: MGFSTSPFHCILFDLDDTLYSSTLGIDKCVKKNIELFLIEKCGFSHTQASTLRVELFKNYGSTLAGLRALGYDITAEDYHSFVHGRLPYEVIKPDIQLRNLLCSINQRKLIFTNSDRFHALTVLDRLGIKDCFEQIICFETINPNLPNATRPDEFPVLLKPSLEAFKVALEAANVDPRHTLFLDDSARNIAAGKETGLHTALVGKTVKCKGADYAVESVQSVPQVIPEIWVSEMDGADETLTRSKSDLEAVLTTAAVGA; this comes from the exons ATGGGATTCTCCACTTCTCCCTTCCATTGCATCCTCTTCG ATTTGGATGACACCTTGTACTCATCAACCCTGGGAATCGACAAGTGCGTGAAGAAGAACATCGAACTCTTCCTCATCGAGAAATGTGGATTCTCCCACACGCAAGCCTCCACACTCCGCGTTGAACTCTTCAAAAATTACGGAAGCACCCTCGCCGGTTTGCGT GCACTAGGCTACGACATAACTGCAGAAGATTACCACAG TTTCGTGCACGGAAGGCTACCGTACGAGGTGATCAAGCCTGATATCCAGTTACGCAACCTCCTATGCAGTATCAACCAAAGGAAACTT ATATTTACCAACTCGGACCGGTTTCACGCGCTGACGGTGTTGGACCGCCTTGGTATAAAGGACTGCTTCGAACAGATCATATGCTTCGAGACCATTAACCCGAACCTACCCAACGCGACCCGACCCGATGAGTTCCCGGTTCTCCTCAAACCGTCGCTGGAAGCCTTTAAGGTCGCTCTCGAAGCTGCCAACGTGGATCCACGTCACACG TTGTTTCTGGATGACAGCGCTCGCAATATTGCGGCGGGAAAAGAAACGGGTCTTCACACAGCTCTG GTTGGGAAGACAGTGAAATGTAAAGGAGCAGATTATGCTGTGGAGAGTGTGCAGAGTGTTCCTCAAGTAATTCCCGAGATATGGGTAAGCGAAATGGACGGTGCTGATGAAACGTTGACACGTTCTAAGAGCGATCTAGAGGCTGTGCTAACCACTGCAGCAGTTGGAGCCTGA
- the LOC112711803 gene encoding uncharacterized protein C24B11.05 isoform X2, with product MGFSTSPFHCILFDLDDTLYSSTLGIDKCVKKNIELFLIEKCGFSHTQASTLRVELFKNYGSTLAGLRVSSNTKYSFVHGRLPYEVIKPDIQLRNLLCSINQRKLIFTNSDRFHALTVLDRLGIKDCFEQIICFETINPNLPNATRPDEFPVLLKPSLEAFKVALEAANVDPRHTLFLDDSARNIAAGKETGLHTALVGKTVKCKGADYAVESVQSVPQVIPEIWVSEMDGADETLTRSKSDLEAVLTTAAVGA from the exons ATGGGATTCTCCACTTCTCCCTTCCATTGCATCCTCTTCG ATTTGGATGACACCTTGTACTCATCAACCCTGGGAATCGACAAGTGCGTGAAGAAGAACATCGAACTCTTCCTCATCGAGAAATGTGGATTCTCCCACACGCAAGCCTCCACACTCCGCGTTGAACTCTTCAAAAATTACGGAAGCACCCTCGCCGGTTTGCGTGTCAGTAGTA ACACCAAATACAGTTTCGTGCACGGAAGGCTACCGTACGAGGTGATCAAGCCTGATATCCAGTTACGCAACCTCCTATGCAGTATCAACCAAAGGAAACTT ATATTTACCAACTCGGACCGGTTTCACGCGCTGACGGTGTTGGACCGCCTTGGTATAAAGGACTGCTTCGAACAGATCATATGCTTCGAGACCATTAACCCGAACCTACCCAACGCGACCCGACCCGATGAGTTCCCGGTTCTCCTCAAACCGTCGCTGGAAGCCTTTAAGGTCGCTCTCGAAGCTGCCAACGTGGATCCACGTCACACG TTGTTTCTGGATGACAGCGCTCGCAATATTGCGGCGGGAAAAGAAACGGGTCTTCACACAGCTCTG GTTGGGAAGACAGTGAAATGTAAAGGAGCAGATTATGCTGTGGAGAGTGTGCAGAGTGTTCCTCAAGTAATTCCCGAGATATGGGTAAGCGAAATGGACGGTGCTGATGAAACGTTGACACGTTCTAAGAGCGATCTAGAGGCTGTGCTAACCACTGCAGCAGTTGGAGCCTGA